A genomic segment from Synergistaceae bacterium encodes:
- a CDS encoding putative DNA binding domain-containing protein codes for MEAIELLAILERGENSRHQFKKNLNNSDALTAEFIAFSNGGGGRIFIGVDDSGVVTGLTGEDIRRLNQMISNAASQNVQPAINPVTENIKTGNGLVMVVEVPAGINKPYQDKNGVFWVKNGLDKRKATSRDEIQRMFQKSARIHADEIPVSGVTVADLDLDYFKDFFQKRFGETLDDQILSLPNILENMNLLKNGSLNICCALLFAKSPQYKLPVFIVKAGAFEANDLATIHYNDSRDITGKLSDVFYQTVAFIVSNLHHIQDEQGINSVGKPEISVESIEELVSNALIHRDYFISAPVRVFVFSNRVEIISPGHLPNNLTIENIKSGNSNARNPTLASFANHVLPYRGYGSGIIRALAKYPHIDFVDDREGNLFKVTLRRGQDYFGKRGD; via the coding sequence ATGGAAGCCATAGAACTGCTTGCTATCCTGGAGCGCGGAGAAAACAGTCGCCATCAGTTCAAAAAAAACCTCAACAATTCCGACGCGCTGACCGCCGAGTTCATCGCATTCAGCAATGGCGGCGGAGGGCGAATCTTTATTGGTGTGGACGATAGCGGTGTCGTTACGGGGTTGACCGGTGAAGATATCCGGCGGTTGAACCAAATGATCTCCAATGCCGCCAGTCAAAATGTCCAGCCCGCTATCAATCCGGTAACCGAAAATATCAAAACGGGCAACGGTCTTGTCATGGTTGTCGAAGTGCCGGCCGGCATCAACAAGCCTTATCAAGACAAGAACGGCGTGTTTTGGGTGAAAAACGGTTTGGACAAAAGAAAGGCGACTTCCCGTGATGAAATACAACGGATGTTTCAAAAATCCGCACGGATTCACGCGGATGAAATTCCGGTTTCTGGAGTTACCGTCGCCGATTTGGATCTGGATTATTTTAAGGATTTTTTTCAAAAACGGTTTGGCGAAACTCTGGACGATCAAATTTTGTCGTTGCCAAATATTCTGGAAAACATGAACTTATTGAAGAATGGTTCCTTGAATATATGTTGCGCATTGCTTTTTGCGAAATCACCGCAGTATAAACTTCCTGTTTTTATTGTCAAAGCGGGAGCCTTTGAGGCGAACGATCTCGCTACAATTCACTACAATGACAGCCGCGATATTACGGGAAAATTATCCGATGTTTTCTATCAGACCGTCGCTTTTATTGTCTCAAATCTCCACCATATCCAAGACGAGCAAGGTATAAACAGCGTAGGCAAACCGGAGATTTCCGTGGAATCCATTGAAGAGCTGGTTTCCAATGCTTTGATCCATCGTGATTATTTTATCTCAGCGCCTGTACGGGTGTTCGTGTTTTCCAACCGTGTCGAAATAATCAGCCCTGGACACTTACCCAATAATTTAACCATTGAAAACATCAAATCGGGAAACTCTAACGCGCGAAATCCGACATTGGCGTCTTTCGCAAACCATGTACTGCCTTATCGCGGCTATGGATCCGGAATCATTAGGGCTTTGGCAAAATATCCTCACATAGACTTCGTCGATGACCGAGAAGGGAATTTGTTCAAGGTAACTTTGAGACGAGGACAAGATTATTTTGGAAAACGCGGTGATTGA
- a CDS encoding HD domain-containing protein, which translates to MENAVIEMDDGNVGIQTIYQKTLLYAAGRHALRNQMLPESDIPYVVHLSNVCMEILIAGQHTKNFNLELAIQVSLLHDVLEDTETKDADLTSIFGKNVAYCVAGLTKNESLPKSERMNDSLARIKECPKEAWAVKLADRITNLQKPPKSWSLDKIAHYREEAELIHDALRKGNRYLAKRLARKIDEYEKYCLD; encoded by the coding sequence TTGGAAAACGCGGTGATTGAAATGGACGATGGGAATGTCGGAATACAAACTATCTATCAAAAAACCCTTTTATACGCCGCTGGCCGCCACGCTTTGCGAAATCAAATGCTTCCGGAATCCGACATTCCTTACGTCGTGCATTTGAGCAACGTTTGCATGGAAATTTTGATAGCCGGACAACATACGAAAAACTTCAATCTTGAGCTTGCCATCCAAGTCTCTTTATTACACGATGTTTTGGAGGACACGGAAACGAAGGATGCAGATTTGACAAGTATCTTCGGAAAGAATGTAGCCTATTGCGTCGCTGGATTGACGAAAAACGAGTCTTTGCCGAAATCTGAACGCATGAATGATTCTCTTGCGCGGATAAAAGAGTGCCCAAAAGAAGCCTGGGCGGTAAAATTGGCGGACAGAATCACGAACCTCCAAAAACCACCGAAAAGCTGGTCACTCGATAAGATCGCCCATTACCGCGAGGAAGCGGAACTAATTCATGACGCTTTGCGGAAAGGCAATCGTTATCTCGCGAAACGATTAGCAAGGAAAATAGACGAATACGAGAAGTATTGCTTAGATTGA
- the gatA gene encoding Asp-tRNA(Asn)/Glu-tRNA(Gln) amidotransferase subunit GatA — MEFHALGVHEIAAGVRAKKFTALDVFNECLDRTIACESKLSALITVTADSGRAQAREVDAGIARGEEMGLLAGVPVILKDNMCTHGIRTTAGSRILGYWSPPYDATVWRLLSSEGAVLLGKANMDEFAMGNTTGTSAFGPTANPWDLSRVPGGSSGGSAASVAAAYTPLALGSDTGGSIRQPASYCGIYGLKPTYGLVSRYGLIAYGSSLDQIGPFTRDLEDMALAMQILAHHDLKDSTSVAKGNIDFSLPMGDKNGNVNLKGKRIALVKDFQDFTLDPPIADAMRRVLRVMEEGGAEISEVSLPTVARYAVACYYAIAASEAHTNLARYDGVRYGLMVNTATSLKDMFEQVRSQGFGSEVKSRIIAGTCLTEPVRSEEYYVAATRVRTLIAAEFGKAFEKVDAILQPVTPSLPEKIGESDEDAMKGYESDLYTLPVNMAGLPGLSFCTGYARDSGPVPGFPSEPTSGLPVGLQLVGPRWSDKNLLDIAFELQKVLGAPQIARGGI; from the coding sequence ATGGAGTTTCACGCACTGGGAGTACACGAAATCGCGGCGGGCGTTCGAGCAAAGAAGTTTACGGCCCTCGATGTTTTTAATGAGTGTTTAGACCGAACTATCGCTTGTGAAAGCAAGTTGTCCGCTCTTATCACCGTGACAGCCGATTCCGGACGAGCTCAGGCCAGAGAGGTGGACGCGGGCATCGCGCGAGGCGAGGAGATGGGACTTTTGGCCGGTGTCCCGGTGATCCTTAAGGACAACATGTGCACTCATGGCATACGCACCACGGCGGGAAGCCGCATTTTGGGGTATTGGTCCCCTCCTTATGATGCCACAGTATGGAGGTTGCTTTCTTCCGAGGGGGCTGTGCTTCTGGGTAAAGCCAATATGGATGAGTTCGCTATGGGAAACACCACCGGCACCTCGGCCTTCGGTCCTACGGCGAATCCGTGGGACCTTTCCCGGGTGCCGGGAGGTAGTTCAGGCGGTAGCGCGGCCAGTGTGGCCGCGGCCTATACGCCCCTCGCTCTAGGCAGTGACACGGGAGGGTCTATTCGTCAGCCAGCGTCTTATTGCGGCATTTACGGACTAAAACCCACTTATGGTCTGGTGAGTCGTTACGGATTGATCGCCTATGGCTCCTCCTTGGACCAAATCGGTCCTTTCACCCGCGATTTAGAGGACATGGCGCTGGCGATGCAAATTTTAGCTCACCATGACCTCAAAGATTCCACAAGCGTCGCCAAAGGCAACATCGATTTTTCCCTTCCTATGGGAGACAAAAATGGCAATGTGAACTTGAAGGGCAAACGTATCGCTTTGGTCAAGGATTTTCAGGACTTCACCCTGGATCCGCCTATCGCGGACGCCATGAGACGCGTTTTACGCGTCATGGAGGAAGGAGGGGCTGAGATTTCCGAGGTGTCATTGCCGACGGTGGCTCGTTATGCTGTGGCGTGTTATTACGCCATCGCGGCCTCGGAAGCTCACACAAACTTGGCGCGTTACGACGGGGTACGTTATGGACTCATGGTGAACACGGCGACGAGTTTGAAGGATATGTTCGAGCAAGTGCGCTCTCAAGGTTTTGGTAGTGAGGTGAAGTCCCGGATCATCGCGGGAACTTGCCTGACCGAACCGGTTCGCAGCGAGGAGTACTACGTGGCGGCCACGCGGGTACGCACGTTGATTGCCGCCGAGTTCGGAAAAGCCTTTGAGAAGGTGGACGCCATCCTTCAGCCCGTAACTCCCTCACTACCGGAGAAAATCGGAGAGTCGGACGAGGACGCGATGAAGGGCTACGAGTCGGACCTCTATACCCTGCCTGTCAATATGGCGGGGTTGCCGGGACTTTCGTTTTGCACAGGCTACGCGCGAGACAGCGGGCCCGTGCCGGGCTTTCCCAGCGAGCCCACGTCGGGACTTCCCGTGGGATTGCAGCTTGTCGGGCCTCGGTGGAGCGACAAAAATCTTCTCGACATCGCCTTCGAGTTGCAAAAAGTTTTAGGCGCTCCTCAAATCGCGAGAGGAGGAATTTGA
- the fusA gene encoding elongation factor G, whose translation MGSRQPENTRSFALVAHGGAGKTTLAEAMLFDNGQISRMGKTESGNTVSDFSSEEQKRQISIGTSLMTLERGGKTLFALDAPGFADFTGEMSAAIRVADASLLLVSAVGGVEVQTGRAWEYATENASPVIFYISKMDRENADFDKVLDDIKEQFSNNALPVFLPIGAEASFKGIVHVLKGKAYTYNLDGSGKFVEEDIPMDMADAVAAAKEALLEAAVEMDDALMERYLEEEPISDEDLVKVVRAAIAKRRIYPVLAGAAATNVGVHQLLDFVVDYFPSPIDHGPVKAEKSDSDKSLIEIVPDVAAPFSALCFKVMVDPYVGKLSFIRVYSGTLSSEGNNIYNVKKGEDERVSTFKFMTGKDGKDVKEIIAGDVVAIPKLQSTKVGHTLATKGGASYLFPHIEFPLPVYSVAVIAKTRADEDKLGNAITKTLEEDRSLTFEKNPETHDNVLSGMGDLHIDIVLAKMKERYGVDLDTRTPQVPYRETIKKTSEAQGKHKKQSGGHGQYGDVSIRYIPQERGIGFEFMDKIVGGAVPKNYIPAVEKGLHEYMEKGPLAGFPVVDFKAELFFGSYHDVDSSEMSFKLATRLSFKKGILDASPVLLEPIMNVEVIVPDQYMGDVMGDFNSRRGRIMGMEARGRLQVVKAQVPLAEMFRYAIILRSMTSGQGSFSMEPSHYEEVPGDIAKKVIAAHKQEEEEE comes from the coding sequence ATGGGATCACGTCAACCTGAGAACACGAGAAGTTTTGCGCTGGTGGCCCACGGCGGAGCCGGAAAAACCACCTTGGCGGAGGCCATGCTTTTTGATAACGGACAAATTTCCCGTATGGGAAAAACGGAATCGGGCAACACTGTCAGCGATTTCAGCTCGGAGGAACAGAAACGTCAGATCTCGATAGGAACCTCGCTCATGACTCTGGAGCGAGGAGGCAAGACTCTCTTCGCGCTGGACGCCCCTGGTTTCGCGGACTTTACAGGTGAAATGAGCGCCGCCATTCGCGTGGCTGACGCGTCGTTGCTCCTAGTCAGCGCGGTGGGCGGCGTCGAAGTTCAGACCGGGCGGGCCTGGGAGTACGCGACGGAAAACGCCTCTCCCGTAATTTTCTATATCTCCAAAATGGACCGAGAAAACGCCGATTTCGATAAGGTATTGGATGACATAAAAGAGCAATTCTCGAACAACGCGCTTCCCGTGTTTCTACCCATTGGAGCCGAGGCCTCCTTTAAAGGGATTGTCCACGTGCTGAAGGGCAAGGCGTACACCTACAACCTGGACGGCAGCGGCAAATTTGTGGAAGAGGACATTCCCATGGATATGGCTGATGCGGTGGCAGCGGCGAAAGAAGCCTTGTTGGAGGCAGCCGTGGAAATGGACGACGCTTTGATGGAACGCTACTTGGAAGAGGAGCCCATAAGCGACGAAGACTTGGTGAAGGTGGTTCGAGCCGCCATTGCGAAACGCCGTATTTACCCTGTTCTGGCGGGGGCGGCGGCAACCAACGTAGGGGTACATCAGTTGTTAGACTTCGTCGTGGACTATTTCCCCTCGCCCATAGATCACGGTCCCGTCAAAGCCGAAAAATCCGACTCCGACAAGAGTCTGATCGAGATCGTGCCCGATGTCGCAGCGCCCTTCTCCGCCCTTTGTTTCAAGGTGATGGTCGATCCCTATGTGGGCAAGCTGTCGTTTATACGGGTCTATTCCGGCACTCTGTCCTCCGAGGGCAACAACATCTACAACGTGAAGAAAGGTGAGGACGAACGCGTCAGTACCTTCAAATTCATGACGGGCAAAGATGGCAAGGATGTGAAGGAGATCATCGCCGGCGACGTCGTGGCGATCCCGAAACTTCAGAGCACCAAGGTGGGGCACACGCTGGCGACGAAGGGCGGCGCCTCATACCTGTTCCCTCACATCGAATTTCCCTTGCCGGTCTACAGTGTGGCCGTAATCGCGAAAACTCGAGCGGACGAGGACAAGCTGGGTAACGCCATCACCAAGACTCTGGAGGAGGACCGCAGCCTGACTTTCGAGAAAAACCCGGAAACCCACGACAATGTTCTGTCTGGTATGGGAGACCTGCACATCGACATCGTCCTGGCGAAGATGAAAGAACGCTACGGTGTCGATTTAGATACGCGTACACCCCAGGTTCCCTATCGGGAGACGATCAAAAAGACCTCCGAGGCTCAGGGGAAGCACAAAAAACAGAGCGGCGGCCATGGGCAATACGGCGACGTCAGCATCCGCTACATCCCCCAGGAACGGGGCATTGGGTTCGAGTTTATGGACAAGATCGTGGGCGGCGCCGTGCCGAAGAACTACATCCCCGCGGTGGAGAAGGGCCTTCATGAGTATATGGAGAAGGGACCCTTGGCCGGTTTTCCCGTGGTGGACTTCAAGGCGGAGCTTTTCTTCGGGTCTTATCACGACGTGGACAGTTCGGAGATGTCTTTCAAACTTGCCACCCGGCTTTCCTTTAAAAAGGGCATCCTGGACGCGTCCCCAGTGCTTCTAGAGCCGATCATGAACGTGGAGGTCATTGTTCCCGATCAGTACATGGGGGATGTGATGGGCGATTTCAACAGCCGGAGGGGACGCATTATGGGCATGGAGGCCCGAGGACGGCTCCAGGTGGTGAAGGCCCAAGTTCCTTTGGCAGAGATGTTTCGTTACGCGATCATTTTGCGCTCCATGACCTCGGGCCAGGGGAGTTTCTCTATGGAGCCTTCTCATTACGAGGAAGTTCCGGGCGACATCGCCAAGAAGGTCATCGCTGCCCACAAACAGGAAGAAGAAGAGGAATAG
- a CDS encoding endonuclease III, producing the protein MRDLQRAADDCTLNRSPSLGVVLPKNLGQWVSDVLDLLESQWHNEAIPRDFAHSEPLDGLILTVLSQHTNDRNRDVAFSRLKDRCPTWEVAAAAGYEAVEKAVRPAGLAPTKTKRILEILEIVLRDFGRYSILPLVEKGRDEARSYLLSLPGVGEKTAACVLLFDMRLPAFPVDTHIARICQRVGFVPNKTPAEAICALLERQVEPSRYLGGHINIIEHGRAICKARNPLCRTCVAARLCSFYAKQIFAGPDAESV; encoded by the coding sequence ATGAGAGATCTTCAGAGGGCGGCGGATGATTGCACGTTGAACCGTTCGCCGTCTCTTGGAGTGGTGTTGCCGAAGAACTTGGGACAATGGGTCTCCGACGTTTTGGACCTGTTGGAGAGCCAGTGGCATAATGAGGCGATTCCCCGCGATTTTGCCCATTCGGAACCTCTAGATGGTCTGATTCTCACCGTGCTTTCCCAGCACACGAATGACCGGAACCGGGATGTGGCTTTTTCCCGCTTGAAAGACCGCTGTCCCACCTGGGAAGTGGCCGCTGCCGCGGGGTATGAGGCTGTGGAAAAGGCGGTGCGCCCCGCCGGGCTCGCCCCGACCAAGACCAAGCGCATACTGGAGATTTTGGAAATCGTTTTGAGGGACTTCGGGCGTTATTCGATTTTACCTCTCGTCGAAAAAGGTCGGGACGAGGCGCGGAGCTATCTTTTGTCTTTGCCCGGAGTAGGGGAGAAGACGGCGGCCTGCGTGCTCCTGTTTGACATGCGCCTCCCGGCCTTTCCCGTGGATACGCATATCGCCAGGATTTGCCAGCGTGTGGGATTCGTGCCCAATAAAACGCCAGCCGAGGCTATTTGCGCGCTGCTGGAGCGTCAAGTCGAACCTTCTCGTTACCTGGGCGGGCATATTAACATTATCGAGCACGGTAGGGCCATCTGCAAGGCCCGCAACCCACTTTGCCGGACGTGCGTCGCGGCGAGGCTCTGTTCTTTTTACGCGAAACAGATTTTCGCGGGTCCCGATGCCGAAAGCGTATAA
- the gatB gene encoding Asp-tRNA(Asn)/Glu-tRNA(Gln) amidotransferase subunit GatB codes for MSDKTSGDALTFTPVIGIEIHIQLKTKSKIFCSCSADYTHDAPNSHICPVCMGLPGSMPVLNETVVQQGMLAGMALNCGIQPTTYFFRKSYYYPDLPKGHQITQSDLPIAEKGYLMIKDDAGNPKRIRITRLHLEEDVGKLHHSAADGRLEGAATSYVDYNRSGLPLAEIVSEPDISSAREAVEYATALRRRVRYCGASDADLEKGMMRFDANVSVKCSDGRWGRRVEVKNMNSFRALERAIEYEVKRQSKILTEGGEVLQETRHWNDAKETTMASRVKEFYRKFIVEPDLPPLVVSPEWVENTRAALPEMPDEKLRRYVEEWGLSEVDAAILADSRDVAQYFEACVTAGANPARASNWVRTEILRTLNERQNQRQNERQNDKQMGAEELAVKPEALAELLIRVDGGKISTTLAKSVFENMLEGLSLDEALTKSGASEGGVKADVLSDLARATLAANPDVIEEIKAGKDVKGKKLKFLQGLVMRETKGQARPEEVAAVIEAAIKVLLK; via the coding sequence ATGTCCGATAAAACAAGCGGTGATGCTCTCACCTTCACGCCAGTCATAGGCATCGAGATTCACATACAGTTGAAGACCAAGTCCAAGATCTTTTGTTCCTGTTCGGCGGATTACACCCATGACGCGCCCAACTCGCACATCTGTCCTGTTTGTATGGGGCTGCCCGGCTCTATGCCCGTATTGAACGAGACCGTGGTCCAGCAGGGGATGCTGGCGGGAATGGCGTTGAATTGCGGGATACAACCGACGACGTATTTTTTCCGTAAATCTTATTATTACCCCGACTTGCCCAAGGGACATCAGATCACCCAGAGCGACCTGCCCATCGCGGAAAAGGGCTATCTCATGATCAAAGACGACGCGGGCAACCCGAAAAGGATCCGCATCACGCGCCTGCACTTGGAGGAAGACGTGGGCAAGCTCCACCACAGTGCCGCGGATGGAAGGCTGGAGGGAGCGGCTACGTCCTACGTGGATTACAATCGTTCGGGGTTACCCTTAGCGGAGATCGTTTCGGAGCCGGATATCTCCTCGGCTCGGGAGGCCGTGGAGTACGCGACGGCGTTGCGGCGGCGGGTACGTTACTGCGGCGCGTCGGACGCGGATCTGGAAAAGGGCATGATGCGTTTTGACGCCAATGTGTCGGTCAAATGTTCGGATGGGCGCTGGGGTCGTAGGGTTGAGGTTAAGAACATGAACTCCTTCCGTGCCCTGGAACGGGCCATTGAGTACGAAGTAAAGCGCCAGTCAAAAATTCTGACGGAGGGCGGAGAGGTGTTGCAGGAAACCCGCCATTGGAACGACGCGAAGGAAACGACCATGGCTTCGCGGGTGAAAGAATTTTACCGCAAGTTCATCGTGGAGCCGGATCTGCCGCCCCTGGTAGTCTCTCCGGAGTGGGTAGAAAACACGCGCGCGGCCTTACCCGAAATGCCGGACGAAAAACTTCGACGTTACGTGGAAGAGTGGGGTCTTTCCGAGGTGGACGCGGCGATATTGGCGGACTCTCGGGACGTTGCACAGTATTTCGAGGCTTGTGTCACCGCTGGGGCAAACCCGGCTCGGGCGAGTAATTGGGTGCGCACGGAAATTCTGCGGACTCTCAATGAGAGACAAAATCAGAGACAGAATGAGAGACAGAACGATAAGCAGATGGGGGCGGAGGAACTCGCCGTAAAACCCGAGGCTTTGGCAGAGTTGCTTATCCGCGTCGATGGGGGTAAGATTTCCACGACTCTGGCTAAAAGCGTCTTCGAGAACATGCTGGAGGGACTTTCCTTGGACGAGGCGCTGACAAAGAGCGGCGCGTCGGAGGGAGGCGTGAAGGCTGACGTGTTAAGCGATTTGGCGCGCGCGACTCTCGCGGCTAATCCTGACGTGATCGAGGAGATCAAGGCCGGTAAAGACGTCAAGGGCAAAAAGCTCAAGTTTTTGCAGGGTTTGGTCATGCGGGAGACAAAAGGACAAGCCCGACCCGAGGAGGTGGCCGCCGTGATTGAGGCTGCCATCAAGGTTCTTCTGAAATGA
- the gatC gene encoding Asp-tRNA(Asn)/Glu-tRNA(Gln) amidotransferase subunit GatC has protein sequence MKLGEDDVRAIADEARLSLTDAELVGAVRYINNFLEMVDRFKELDLKDVEPFCFAETNVCPLRKDVPAVFPDAKDILAERTRDMGSFFKVPRIVEDAVGNRDVSCEPAMGA, from the coding sequence ATGAAGTTAGGCGAAGACGATGTACGCGCCATCGCGGATGAGGCGCGGCTTTCTTTGACAGACGCGGAGCTGGTCGGAGCGGTGCGCTACATCAACAACTTCCTGGAGATGGTAGACAGGTTCAAGGAGCTCGACCTGAAAGACGTTGAACCTTTCTGTTTCGCGGAAACCAACGTGTGCCCCTTGAGAAAGGACGTTCCGGCGGTGTTTCCCGACGCGAAAGATATCTTGGCTGAACGGACGAGAGACATGGGTTCCTTTTTCAAAGTTCCGCGTATTGTGGAGGACGCCGTGGGGAATCGTGACGTGTCTTGCGAGCCGGCTATGGGGGCGTAG
- the tadA gene encoding tRNA adenosine(34) deaminase TadA, whose product MPKAYKRIIMNEDYFMFQALLAAKEALVRGDVPVGAVLVRSKEILARSSNTKTIDPTAHAEMRAIRAAAERIGSWNLRGCDLYVTLEPCPMCAGACINARIRNVFFGAKDPRAGAAGSLYNLLCDIRLNHRCGVWGGVLENHCAAVLREYFESRRRRKKFESENLNRNEDVLRYRL is encoded by the coding sequence ATGCCGAAAGCGTATAAGCGTATAATAATGAACGAAGATTATTTTATGTTCCAGGCGCTTCTCGCGGCGAAAGAGGCTTTGGTCCGAGGAGATGTTCCTGTTGGTGCAGTGTTGGTGAGATCAAAAGAGATCTTGGCGAGAAGTTCGAACACAAAAACTATCGATCCGACGGCTCACGCGGAAATGCGAGCGATACGCGCGGCCGCGGAACGAATCGGGAGCTGGAACCTGAGAGGTTGTGATCTTTACGTGACGCTGGAACCTTGTCCTATGTGCGCGGGAGCTTGTATCAACGCCCGTATACGCAACGTCTTTTTTGGGGCGAAAGATCCCCGTGCCGGCGCGGCTGGATCTCTGTATAATTTGCTTTGCGACATTCGACTCAACCATCGATGCGGGGTATGGGGGGGCGTGCTGGAAAATCATTGTGCGGCCGTTCTCAGAGAATATTTCGAGTCGAGACGTCGTAGGAAAAAATTTGAGTCGGAAAATTTGAATCGGAACGAAGACGTTCTGCGATATAGATTATAA
- a CDS encoding AAA family ATPase produces MKNDAFQNGATWCRADFHLHTKADKEFVYTGEENFYFSSYVDALANADIGIGIITNHNKFDFEEFKALSSTAKKQNIFLLPGIELSVNDGANGIHTLIVFSDEWLKNGQNHINPFLNVAFEGKIPANYESKNGRSSLNLMNTIKKLEDYHKDFFLVFAHVEQSSGLWTALDGGRLRELGQDDFFKHRALGFQKVSTHDKPDAKCRTKVKDWLGKAYPAEVEGSDPKKIDEIGAGERCFLKLGAFTFEAVKFALIDHENRLRLKNVPKRTNSHIRQIRFEGGMLDGETIRFSPELNVLIGIRGSGKSSVLEALRYALDIRLEANAHDREYKQKLVAWTLGSGGKVVIDATDRHGQSFQIRRIWKENTDVFKFVCAGTTRKRDGRRSRGV; encoded by the coding sequence ATGAAAAATGATGCTTTTCAAAATGGCGCGACGTGGTGTCGCGCGGATTTTCACCTGCATACCAAAGCAGACAAAGAATTTGTCTATACAGGCGAAGAGAATTTTTATTTTTCTTCTTATGTGGACGCATTGGCGAATGCCGACATCGGCATCGGCATTATCACAAATCACAACAAGTTCGACTTTGAAGAATTCAAGGCATTGAGCAGTACAGCAAAAAAACAAAACATCTTCCTGCTACCCGGCATTGAGTTGTCTGTCAATGATGGCGCGAATGGTATCCACACGCTTATCGTGTTCTCCGATGAATGGCTGAAAAACGGACAGAATCACATCAACCCATTCTTAAACGTGGCGTTTGAGGGTAAGATTCCCGCGAATTATGAGAGTAAAAATGGTAGAAGTTCTCTGAACTTAATGAATACTATCAAAAAGCTCGAAGACTACCATAAAGATTTTTTTCTTGTTTTTGCCCACGTCGAGCAGTCCAGCGGATTGTGGACCGCATTAGATGGCGGGCGATTGCGGGAACTTGGACAAGACGATTTTTTCAAACACCGCGCGCTTGGGTTTCAAAAAGTCAGCACTCACGACAAACCAGACGCCAAATGCCGAACTAAAGTAAAAGACTGGCTTGGCAAAGCCTATCCCGCGGAAGTCGAAGGCAGCGACCCGAAAAAAATTGATGAAATCGGCGCAGGAGAAAGATGTTTTCTTAAACTTGGTGCGTTTACTTTTGAAGCGGTCAAATTCGCGTTGATTGATCACGAAAACCGTCTGCGTTTGAAGAACGTGCCGAAACGCACAAATTCACATATTCGGCAAATCCGCTTTGAGGGTGGGATGCTGGATGGCGAGACAATCCGATTTTCACCGGAACTCAACGTGCTCATCGGCATTCGCGGTAGCGGCAAGTCCTCCGTTCTCGAAGCCTTGCGCTATGCCCTAGACATCCGGCTCGAAGCGAATGCTCATGATCGAGAATACAAACAAAAGCTGGTGGCATGGACGCTTGGAAGCGGCGGAAAAGTTGTAATCGACGCCACCGACCGTCATGGCCAGTCTTTCCAAATCCGACGCATTTGGAAAGAAAACACCGATGTTTTCAAATTTGTTTGTGCTGGGACAACGCGAAAACGAGATGGAAGGCGGTCAAGAGGCGTTTAA